In one window of Kovacikia minuta CCNUW1 DNA:
- a CDS encoding helix-turn-helix domain-containing protein, producing the protein MSASPQISTPQVLPQGLYTARELRLTLARYRQRNVPDRTLRWWRNQLGIEPTSEGFYTEQDLAILIQLVRWLGRGGTVKQFFVKLQEKVNASES; encoded by the coding sequence ATGAGCGCATCCCCCCAGATTTCAACACCACAGGTTTTACCTCAAGGGCTGTACACAGCGCGGGAGCTGCGTTTGACCCTTGCCCGTTACCGGCAACGAAACGTCCCGGATCGTACTTTGCGGTGGTGGCGAAATCAGCTTGGCATCGAGCCAACGTCCGAAGGGTTTTACACAGAGCAAGACCTTGCCATCCTGATTCAGCTCGTTCGCTGGCTTGGGCGTGGGGGCACCGTCAAACAGTTTTTTGTGAAATTACAGGAGAAAGTAAATGCCTCTGAATCTTGA
- a CDS encoding ribbon-helix-helix protein, CopG family yields MHETLVATNKSRIVSYVDPEIKEKLERLAEVRLRSLSNLIEAALVDEVARAEASGELPKKTGQKN; encoded by the coding sequence ATGCATGAAACCCTAGTGGCAACTAACAAAAGCCGGATTGTCAGCTACGTCGATCCTGAAATCAAAGAGAAGCTTGAGAGATTGGCTGAGGTGCGTCTAAGAAGCCTCAGTAACCTTATTGAAGCGGCATTAGTTGACGAAGTTGCTAGAGCAGAAGCGAGCGGGGAATTGCCCAAGAAGACGGGTCAAAAGAATTAG
- a CDS encoding ribbon-helix-helix domain-containing protein — translation MKRIVLSVPDDFYEALQNLADQETRSVPNLVLWLTAKALREGQEQSVRKAS, via the coding sequence ATGAAGCGGATTGTTTTGAGCGTCCCTGATGATTTTTATGAGGCTTTGCAAAACTTGGCAGACCAAGAAACTCGGTCAGTTCCGAACTTAGTTCTCTGGTTGACTGCTAAAGCTTTGAGGGAAGGACAAGAACAATCAGTTAGAAAAGCTAGTTAG
- a CDS encoding Uma2 family endonuclease: MTVATRPVSFEEWLTYEDGTDRRFELDRGVLVEMGQAKGRHGDIMEFLSDQFKAEIASMGLPWVSKMGGQVAIRVPQVGRRDTSRVPDVVVLPSEQWRSLANKEAVIELSEPAPPLVVEVVSTGTETTDHRKKRAEYNIVGIPCYVLVDWIDFDHNKKPGDKRVTVLTLVEGLYDEAVYRGDEVVLIPTFPGLQLTASQIIHASV; encoded by the coding sequence ATGACAGTCGCAACTCGACCCGTATCGTTTGAGGAATGGCTGACTTATGAGGACGGCACTGATCGGCGGTTTGAACTCGACCGGGGAGTGCTGGTAGAAATGGGGCAGGCCAAAGGGCGACATGGCGACATCATGGAATTCCTGAGCGATCAATTCAAAGCGGAGATCGCCAGCATGGGTCTACCTTGGGTGTCGAAGATGGGCGGACAGGTTGCCATCCGAGTTCCCCAAGTAGGACGGAGAGACACTAGCCGCGTCCCTGACGTTGTGGTCCTACCATCTGAGCAGTGGCGATCTCTGGCTAACAAAGAAGCTGTGATAGAGCTTTCTGAACCAGCACCACCGCTGGTTGTTGAAGTTGTCAGCACAGGCACTGAAACCACCGATCACCGCAAGAAACGAGCGGAGTACAACATCGTTGGAATTCCTTGTTACGTGCTGGTGGATTGGATCGATTTTGACCACAACAAGAAACCTGGGGATAAACGCGTTACTGTTTTGACGCTAGTAGAGGGACTTTACGATGAAGCAGTTTACCGAGGGGATGAGGTCGTTTTAATTCCCACATTCCCAGGGTTACAGCTCACTGCCTCGCAGATCATTCATGCCAGTGTGTAG
- a CDS encoding type I restriction endonuclease subunit R: protein MKSEKQTRIELIDQLLAQSGWNVKDPTQVVEEFDILTAQSARVAEPPVSYKGHQFSDYVLLGKDGKPLAVVEAKKSSKDAAIGREQAKQYCYNIQQQLGGDLPFCFYTNGHDIYFWDLDNYPPRKVLGFPTRDDLERFQYIRRNKKPLTQELINTDIAGRDYQIRAIRSVLESIDQKKRDFLLVMATGTGKTRTCIALVDALMRAGHAEKVLFLVDRIALREQALAAFKEHLPHEPRWPKVGEKLIAKDRRIYISTYPTMLNIIRDELQPLSSHFFDLIVVDESHRSIYNTYKEVLDYFKTITLGLTATPTDVIDHNTFQLFHCEDGLPTFAYTFEQAINHVPPYLCNFQVMKIQTRFQMEGISKRTISLEDQKKLLLEGKDVEEINFEGSQLEKQVINKGTNTLIVKEFMEECIKDPNGVLPGKTIFFCSSKAHARRIEEIFNQLYPQYKGELAKVMVSEDPRVYGKGGLLDQFTNNDMPRIAISVDMLDTGIDVREIVNLVFAKPVYSYTKFWQMIGRGTRLLETRKPKPWCPDKDVFLILDCWDNFEYFKLQPKGKELQPQLPLPVQLVGLRLDKLEKAIDLGRDSIVEREITKLRQQIAELPNSSVVIKEAAAALACLDEENFWITLNHQKLEFLRTEIKPLFRTVSEADFKAMRFERDLLEYSLSQLSDETAKAETLKEGIIEQISELPLSVNFVQAEEELIRAVQTNRYWAKSDESELENALDELNTRLGPLMKFREQTAASGPVYLDLTDTLYNKERVEFGPQHESVSISRYREMVEALIAELTEHNPVLIKIKNGEAIAPEEAEALAEQLHAEHPHITEDLLRQVYKNRKAQFIQFIRHILGIAILKSFPETVSEAFDQFIQQHSNLSSRQLEFLNLLRGFIIDREKVEKKDLINAPFTVIHPQGIRGVFSPAEINEILQLTERLAA, encoded by the coding sequence ATGAAGAGCGAAAAGCAGACACGCATTGAGCTAATTGATCAACTGCTGGCGCAATCGGGTTGGAACGTCAAAGACCCCACGCAGGTCGTAGAGGAATTTGACATTCTGACCGCTCAGTCTGCAAGAGTTGCTGAACCGCCAGTTTCTTACAAGGGTCACCAATTCAGCGATTATGTGTTACTTGGCAAAGATGGCAAGCCCCTAGCCGTTGTCGAAGCCAAAAAATCCAGTAAAGATGCCGCGATCGGTCGCGAACAAGCCAAGCAATATTGCTACAACATTCAGCAACAACTGGGCGGCGATCTACCGTTTTGCTTTTACACCAACGGTCATGATATCTACTTTTGGGATTTGGACAACTATCCGCCTCGTAAGGTTCTTGGCTTTCCCACTCGTGATGATCTGGAACGGTTCCAATACATCCGCCGGAATAAGAAGCCCCTCACCCAGGAGCTTATCAATACAGACATTGCAGGTCGCGACTACCAGATTCGGGCTATCCGTTCAGTACTGGAAAGTATTGACCAGAAGAAACGCGATTTCCTGCTAGTGATGGCTACGGGCACTGGGAAGACCCGTACCTGCATTGCTCTGGTCGATGCATTGATGCGCGCTGGTCATGCCGAAAAGGTGCTGTTTCTGGTCGATCGCATTGCGTTGCGGGAGCAAGCCCTAGCTGCTTTTAAGGAACATCTGCCCCATGAACCGCGCTGGCCCAAAGTAGGGGAAAAGCTGATCGCCAAAGACCGTCGCATCTATATTTCGACCTATCCCACCATGCTCAACATCATTCGGGATGAGTTACAGCCGCTTTCATCCCATTTTTTTGATCTCATTGTGGTGGATGAAAGCCATCGCTCTATCTACAACACTTATAAGGAAGTCCTCGACTATTTCAAAACCATTACCCTCGGATTGACAGCTACCCCGACCGATGTCATTGACCACAACACTTTCCAGCTATTCCATTGCGAAGATGGGCTCCCCACCTTTGCCTACACCTTTGAGCAGGCGATCAATCATGTGCCGCCTTACCTGTGTAATTTTCAGGTGATGAAGATTCAGACCCGGTTCCAAATGGAGGGAATTAGCAAGCGCACGATCTCACTGGAAGACCAGAAAAAGCTGCTGTTGGAAGGAAAAGATGTCGAAGAGATCAATTTTGAAGGTTCCCAACTGGAAAAGCAGGTGATCAACAAAGGCACCAACACCCTGATCGTCAAAGAATTTATGGAGGAGTGCATCAAGGACCCCAATGGTGTGCTGCCCGGCAAGACCATCTTTTTCTGCTCCTCCAAAGCCCATGCTCGACGCATCGAAGAGATCTTTAACCAGCTCTATCCTCAGTACAAAGGCGAATTGGCCAAGGTGATGGTCTCTGAAGACCCTCGGGTCTACGGTAAAGGTGGTCTGCTGGACCAGTTCACTAACAACGATATGCCCCGCATTGCCATCAGTGTGGACATGCTCGATACAGGCATCGACGTGCGCGAAATCGTCAATCTGGTGTTTGCCAAGCCAGTCTACTCCTACACCAAGTTCTGGCAGATGATCGGGCGTGGCACCCGTTTGCTGGAGACCCGCAAACCCAAGCCCTGGTGTCCTGATAAAGATGTCTTCCTGATCCTGGATTGTTGGGACAATTTTGAATATTTCAAGCTCCAGCCCAAAGGGAAGGAGTTGCAGCCCCAGTTGCCCTTGCCAGTTCAGTTGGTGGGGCTGCGCCTCGATAAGCTCGAAAAGGCGATCGACTTGGGCCGTGACTCAATCGTCGAGCGGGAAATCACCAAGTTGCGCCAGCAGATTGCCGAACTGCCCAATAGCTCGGTCGTCATCAAGGAAGCCGCTGCTGCCCTAGCCTGTCTCGACGAGGAAAACTTCTGGATCACGCTGAATCACCAGAAGCTGGAGTTTCTGCGTACTGAAATCAAGCCACTCTTTCGCACAGTGTCTGAAGCTGATTTCAAGGCTATGCGCTTTGAGCGAGACCTGTTGGAATACTCCCTGTCCCAACTCAGCGATGAAACGGCAAAGGCGGAAACCCTGAAGGAAGGCATTATCGAGCAGATTAGCGAACTGCCACTTTCGGTCAACTTCGTTCAAGCCGAGGAAGAGTTAATCCGGGCAGTCCAAACCAATCGCTACTGGGCTAAGAGCGATGAAAGCGAGCTGGAAAACGCCCTCGATGAGTTGAATACGCGCCTTGGTCCGCTAATGAAGTTTCGTGAACAGACAGCGGCTTCTGGTCCGGTCTACCTGGATCTGACCGATACGCTGTACAACAAGGAAAGGGTGGAATTTGGTCCCCAACATGAATCAGTCAGCATTAGCCGCTACCGGGAGATGGTAGAAGCCCTGATTGCCGAGCTGACTGAGCACAACCCGGTACTGATCAAGATCAAGAATGGTGAAGCGATCGCCCCGGAGGAAGCCGAGGCGCTGGCTGAGCAGCTCCACGCCGAACACCCGCACATCACCGAAGACTTGTTGCGCCAGGTGTATAAGAACCGCAAGGCGCAGTTCATTCAGTTTATCCGCCACATCCTTGGCATCGCAATCCTGAAGAGCTTCCCGGAAACGGTCAGCGAAGCTTTCGATCAGTTTATCCAGCAGCACAGTAACCTGAGCAGCCGTCAACTGGAGTTTCTCAACCTGCTGAGGGGTTTTATCATCGATCGCGAGAAAGTAGAGAAGAAGGACCTGATCAACGCTCCGTTTACGGTAATTCATCCCCAGGGCATCCGAGGTGTCTTCAGCCCCGCAGAGATTAACGAAATTCTACAGCTCACCGAACGGCTGGCGGCTTGA
- a CDS encoding type I restriction-modification system subunit M, whose protein sequence is MLQNNPELKSKIDQLWDKFWSGGISNPLTAIEQITYLLFMKRVDELDQKKQADAEWTGEPYTSKFEGTWIPPEYRNQENPEKYAIGKGSLRWSEFRRMQAEEMLQHVQGRVFPFLKDLNGAESNFSHHMKNAVFIIPKPGLLVEAVKTIDEIFEIMERDSQEKGQAFQDIQGDVYEVLLSEIATAGKNGQFRTPRHIIKLMAELVQPQLGHRIADPACGTGGFLLGVYQYIVTQLAIRAGKTDLQPDEDGFVRTSVAVALTEDAQTILQNSLYGYDIDGTMVRLGLMNLMMHGIDEPNIDYKDTLSKSYTQEAEYDIVMANPPFTGSIDKGDINEHLSISTTKTELLFVENIYRLLRKGGTACVIVPQGVLFGSGKAFKDLRKLLVERCDLKAVISMPSGVFKPYAGVSTAILLFTKVWGPKEKVTQPATEHVWFYEMKSDGYSLDDKREKPKDKKDYGDLQDIVVRYHARNPKTDTDRIITDRNKCFMVPLADIEAEGYDLSLSRYKEDVFEEVQYEPPGMILDRLLKAEVGEADEVVLAKVQNGIVQELLELRGMIG, encoded by the coding sequence ATGCTGCAAAATAACCCCGAACTTAAAAGCAAAATCGACCAACTCTGGGACAAGTTTTGGTCAGGTGGAATTTCCAACCCGCTCACGGCGATCGAGCAGATCACCTACCTTCTCTTTATGAAGCGGGTGGATGAGCTGGATCAGAAAAAGCAGGCCGATGCCGAGTGGACTGGCGAACCCTACACCTCCAAATTTGAAGGCACCTGGATCCCACCCGAATACCGAAATCAAGAGAATCCTGAGAAATACGCTATAGGTAAGGGTTCTCTGCGCTGGAGCGAGTTCAGGCGGATGCAGGCTGAAGAAATGCTCCAGCATGTCCAGGGTAGGGTTTTCCCGTTCCTCAAGGATCTGAATGGGGCTGAGTCCAACTTCTCCCACCACATGAAGAACGCGGTGTTCATCATCCCTAAACCCGGTCTCTTGGTAGAGGCGGTAAAGACGATCGACGAGATCTTCGAGATCATGGAGCGAGACTCCCAGGAAAAGGGGCAGGCATTTCAGGATATTCAGGGGGATGTTTATGAAGTGCTGCTCTCGGAGATTGCTACGGCGGGCAAGAATGGACAGTTTCGCACACCCCGCCACATTATCAAGCTGATGGCGGAACTGGTGCAGCCGCAACTGGGGCACCGCATCGCTGACCCAGCCTGTGGCACGGGGGGCTTTTTGCTGGGCGTTTATCAGTACATTGTTACGCAGCTTGCCATCAGAGCTGGGAAAACTGATTTACAACCTGATGAGGATGGATTTGTCCGTACCTCAGTGGCAGTGGCACTCACCGAAGATGCTCAGACGATTCTGCAAAATTCTCTCTACGGCTACGACATCGACGGCACGATGGTGCGTCTGGGTCTGATGAACCTGATGATGCACGGCATTGATGAGCCCAACATCGACTACAAAGACACCCTGAGCAAGAGCTACACCCAAGAGGCTGAGTATGACATCGTCATGGCCAACCCGCCCTTTACTGGCAGCATTGACAAGGGCGACATCAACGAACACCTCTCTATCTCTACCACCAAGACTGAGTTGCTGTTTGTGGAGAATATCTATCGCCTGCTGAGAAAGGGCGGTACGGCCTGCGTGATTGTGCCGCAAGGGGTGTTGTTTGGTTCTGGTAAGGCATTCAAGGATCTCCGCAAGCTGCTGGTGGAGCGCTGCGACCTGAAGGCGGTAATCAGCATGCCCAGCGGCGTCTTCAAACCCTACGCCGGGGTTAGCACGGCTATTCTACTCTTTACTAAGGTCTGGGGGCCAAAAGAGAAGGTCACTCAACCCGCGACTGAACACGTTTGGTTCTACGAAATGAAAAGCGATGGTTACTCGCTCGATGACAAGCGTGAGAAGCCAAAGGACAAGAAGGACTATGGCGATTTGCAGGATATCGTTGTCAGATATCATGCTCGCAATCCAAAAACGGACACTGACCGGATCATTACGGATAGAAACAAATGTTTTATGGTGCCTCTTGCTGATATTGAAGCTGAGGGCTATGACCTCTCTTTAAGCCGGTACAAGGAGGATGTGTTTGAAGAGGTGCAGTACGAACCACCGGGCATGATTTTGGACAGGCTACTTAAGGCAGAAGTAGGCGAAGCTGATGAAGTAGTCCTCGCTAAAGTACAAAACGGGATTGTGCAGGAACTCCTAGAGTTGCGGGGGATGATTGGATGA